The proteins below are encoded in one region of Brevundimonas fontaquae:
- a CDS encoding MBL fold metallo-hydrolase, with the protein MRTMMTGAAFAALMLAACNPNANPQKPGDPAPPNPTQTVAAPAEKPVYRFKIGALDAIALFDGENPVKNDNQTFGVGLTPQAVAAPLTAAGQPADPIMLEIHPLLLRNGARTMLFDTGLGEGKGQLMDSLQKAGVDPASITDVLISHGHPDHVGGLIRNGGLAFPNAAVRMSQAEWASIRANPELADLVRIITPKVQAFEPGGEVAPGVQSQDTAGHTPGHVAYLIANGQNQLLYTGDLMHHWILSVEHPDWKVGYDDDQAAGLKARLDEVTALRNSGAHIYAYHFPFPGLGKVATREGRAMFISEAQSAKD; encoded by the coding sequence ATGCGGACGATGATGACGGGGGCTGCTTTCGCGGCTCTGATGCTGGCGGCCTGTAACCCCAACGCGAACCCGCAGAAGCCCGGCGATCCCGCGCCGCCCAACCCCACCCAGACCGTCGCCGCGCCGGCCGAGAAGCCGGTCTATCGCTTCAAGATCGGCGCGCTCGACGCCATCGCCCTGTTCGACGGCGAAAACCCGGTCAAGAACGACAACCAGACCTTCGGCGTCGGTCTGACGCCGCAGGCGGTCGCCGCGCCCCTGACCGCCGCCGGACAGCCGGCCGATCCGATCATGCTGGAAATCCATCCGCTTCTGCTCAGGAACGGCGCCCGCACGATGCTGTTCGACACAGGCCTGGGCGAGGGCAAGGGCCAGTTGATGGACAGCCTGCAAAAGGCGGGCGTCGACCCGGCCTCGATCACCGACGTGCTAATCTCGCACGGCCACCCGGACCATGTCGGCGGCCTGATCCGAAATGGCGGCCTAGCCTTCCCCAATGCGGCGGTCCGGATGTCGCAGGCGGAATGGGCGTCCATCCGCGCCAATCCCGAGCTGGCCGATCTGGTGCGGATCATCACGCCCAAGGTCCAGGCTTTCGAGCCGGGCGGCGAGGTCGCGCCGGGCGTCCAGTCCCAGGACACGGCCGGCCATACGCCGGGGCACGTCGCCTATCTGATCGCCAACGGCCAGAACCAGCTGCTCTACACCGGCGACCTGATGCATCACTGGATTCTGTCGGTCGAACATCCAGACTGGAAGGTCGGCTATGACGACGATCAGGCGGCAGGCCTGAAGGCGCGGCTGGACGAGGTGACGGCGCTGCGCAACTCCGGCGCCCACATCTACGCCTATCACTTCCCGTTCCCGGGCCTGGGCAAGGTCGCGACCCGCGAAGGCCGCGCCATGTTCATTTCGGAAGCGCAGTCTGCGAAGGACTAG